Proteins encoded within one genomic window of Alphaproteobacteria bacterium HT1-32:
- a CDS encoding ABC transporter substrate-binding protein, giving the protein MKPIIGLAVAMSFGVAAQASAQELRVGLSAEPSSVDPHYHNLGPNNAMAKNIFGRLMTQDESQRLKPDLAVSWKPIDDLTWEFKLRQGVTFHDGSPFTADDVIFTMERAPNVPNSPSSYSTYIKGKTFKKIDDYTIHASTEAPYPLMPADISTVAILSKKAAEGASTADFDSGKAAIGTGPFKMVEFVKGEKLILERFEGYWGEKPEWKTVTIKPIKSDPSRVAALLAGDVDFIDDVPTTDVANLVADPNVAISKKVSNRVIYLHIDQFREDSPDVSGNNGEKIKSPLLDVRVRKAISKAINRDAIVARVMEGVAIPAGQLLPDGFFGRSENLSPEPYDPEGAKKLLAEAGYPDGFKLKIHGPNDRYINDAKILEAVGQMITRVGIKAEVITMPRSVFFGRASSGSPDKMPEFSLILVGWGSGTGEASSPLKSLLATYDKAAGMGAANRGRHSNPNMDAVLKQALATVDDAEREKLLAKATEIAMNESQGIIPLHYQESVWATRKGLTYAGRSDEHTVFYTVRTAK; this is encoded by the coding sequence ATGAAGCCGATTATCGGCTTGGCGGTTGCAATGTCATTTGGCGTTGCTGCCCAGGCAAGTGCACAGGAACTACGCGTCGGCCTCAGTGCTGAGCCGTCGTCAGTTGACCCGCATTACCATAACCTCGGCCCGAACAACGCCATGGCGAAGAATATCTTCGGCCGGCTGATGACCCAGGATGAATCCCAGCGGCTGAAGCCGGATCTGGCTGTCTCCTGGAAGCCGATCGACGATCTGACATGGGAATTCAAACTGCGTCAGGGCGTTACCTTCCATGACGGCTCGCCGTTCACGGCTGATGATGTCATCTTCACGATGGAACGTGCCCCGAACGTACCGAACAGCCCTTCAAGCTATTCGACCTACATCAAGGGCAAGACCTTCAAGAAGATCGATGACTACACAATTCATGCATCGACAGAAGCTCCCTACCCGCTGATGCCGGCTGATATCTCGACAGTTGCTATTCTGTCGAAGAAAGCCGCTGAAGGTGCCTCGACTGCCGATTTCGATTCGGGCAAGGCCGCTATTGGTACCGGTCCGTTCAAGATGGTTGAATTCGTCAAGGGTGAGAAGCTGATCCTTGAGCGTTTCGAAGGCTACTGGGGCGAAAAGCCGGAATGGAAAACAGTCACGATCAAACCGATCAAGTCTGACCCGTCCCGTGTTGCCGCCCTGCTGGCCGGCGATGTCGATTTCATTGATGACGTTCCGACCACGGACGTTGCCAACCTTGTGGCCGATCCGAATGTCGCGATCAGCAAGAAGGTTTCCAACCGCGTCATCTATCTTCACATCGACCAGTTCCGTGAAGACTCACCGGACGTAAGCGGTAACAACGGCGAAAAGATCAAGAGCCCGCTGCTCGACGTTCGCGTCCGCAAGGCGATCTCCAAAGCCATCAACCGCGATGCCATTGTTGCCCGCGTCATGGAAGGCGTTGCCATTCCTGCCGGTCAGTTGCTGCCGGACGGCTTCTTCGGTCGCAGCGAAAACCTGTCGCCGGAACCGTATGATCCGGAAGGTGCTAAGAAACTGCTGGCTGAAGCCGGCTATCCCGATGGCTTCAAGCTGAAAATCCATGGTCCGAATGATCGTTACATCAACGATGCCAAGATCCTGGAAGCCGTTGGCCAGATGATCACCCGCGTTGGTATCAAGGCAGAAGTCATCACCATGCCGCGTTCTGTCTTCTTTGGCCGTGCGTCCAGTGGCAGCCCGGACAAGATGCCTGAATTCAGCCTGATCCTTGTTGGCTGGGGCTCCGGTACCGGTGAAGCTTCTTCACCGCTGAAGTCGCTGCTGGCTACCTATGACAAGGCTGCCGGTATGGGTGCTGCCAATCGTGGCCGTCACTCAAACCCGAACATGGACGCTGTGCTGAAGCAGGCACTGGCTACGGTTGACGATGCCGAACGTGAGAAGCTTCTCGCGAAGGCAACGGAAATCGCCATGAATGAAAGTCAGGGCATTATTCCCCTGCACTATCAGGAAAGTGTCTGGGCGACCCGCAAGGGCCTGACCTATGCCGGACGTTCCGACGAACATACTGTGTTCTACACGGTTCGCACCGCGAAGTAA
- a CDS encoding MlrC family protein 3, giving the protein MPQSKNPRVAICGMMLESNSFAPVTTEADFRERGYFLGEDIMTEARAKASVIAREVPAFVAAMDATGPWQPVPLLFTASQPAGPCDHAFFEDCMTGIENRLRDAGNVDAVFVANHGAMTTTGTPDPDGEMIARIRALVGPDTPIVVTHDLHANVSELLVESATLLIGYLTNPHVDMPQRAEEAAFSLRTILAGAKPKTAFIRLPLTPPSVTLLSAAGPYADMITYGQRRQQEMGGEILNVTLLGGFVYSDTPKNGVAIVVTGRNHLEPAQKLALEIAERGWADRERFRRELTSIEDAVASALSRNADSSLPPQIYSDAGDNPGGGGRGNTTWLLKALIDADAKDVLYGSVVDPALAAECHRRGKGATFTARFNSETESEFSKPFSAEAEIIGVTDGRFVGKLGIFAGRLLNCGPSAALRIGGVTVVVMTWRQQTADAMFFEQFGLNVADARTVCVKSRGHFRAGFMPWFKPEQVVEVDTAGLTSPVLERFDFKGLPRPSFPLDPSAEWTPPDW; this is encoded by the coding sequence ATGCCCCAATCGAAAAACCCCCGTGTCGCAATTTGCGGCATGATGCTGGAAAGCAATTCATTCGCCCCCGTCACCACAGAAGCGGACTTCCGGGAACGTGGTTACTTTCTTGGTGAAGACATCATGACCGAGGCCCGCGCCAAGGCATCGGTGATCGCCCGCGAAGTGCCCGCATTCGTCGCCGCAATGGATGCGACCGGACCGTGGCAGCCCGTCCCCCTGCTGTTTACAGCCTCGCAGCCTGCCGGTCCCTGTGATCATGCCTTCTTCGAAGACTGCATGACCGGAATCGAAAACCGGCTGCGGGACGCCGGGAATGTCGATGCAGTGTTTGTTGCCAATCACGGCGCCATGACCACAACCGGCACGCCAGACCCGGATGGCGAGATGATCGCCCGGATTCGCGCCCTTGTTGGTCCGGACACGCCGATTGTCGTCACCCATGACCTGCATGCCAATGTCTCTGAACTTCTTGTCGAGAGTGCAACGCTGCTGATTGGCTATCTGACAAACCCGCATGTGGACATGCCGCAGCGGGCGGAAGAAGCAGCCTTTTCCCTGCGGACGATTCTGGCCGGAGCAAAACCGAAAACCGCTTTCATCCGTCTGCCGCTGACGCCCCCCAGCGTCACACTGCTCAGCGCAGCCGGTCCCTATGCGGACATGATCACCTATGGACAGCGACGCCAGCAGGAGATGGGAGGCGAAATTCTGAACGTCACGCTGCTCGGTGGATTCGTCTATTCGGACACACCGAAGAACGGCGTCGCGATTGTCGTAACCGGCAGAAACCATCTCGAACCTGCCCAAAAGCTGGCACTGGAAATTGCAGAACGGGGATGGGCTGACCGGGAACGGTTCCGCCGTGAACTGACTTCAATCGAGGATGCCGTGGCCAGCGCCCTCTCCCGGAACGCCGATTCCTCCCTGCCGCCGCAAATCTATTCAGACGCCGGCGACAATCCCGGTGGTGGCGGTCGCGGAAATACCACCTGGCTGCTGAAAGCCCTGATTGATGCTGATGCAAAGGATGTGCTGTACGGGTCGGTCGTCGATCCGGCGCTGGCAGCAGAATGTCACCGACGCGGGAAAGGGGCGACCTTCACAGCCCGTTTCAATTCCGAAACCGAGAGCGAATTTTCCAAGCCGTTTTCCGCCGAAGCCGAAATCATCGGCGTCACTGACGGTCGCTTTGTCGGCAAGCTTGGCATCTTTGCCGGCCGCCTGCTCAATTGCGGGCCATCGGCAGCGCTCAGAATAGGCGGTGTAACAGTTGTCGTGATGACATGGCGGCAGCAGACAGCCGACGCCATGTTCTTTGAACAGTTTGGCCTGAATGTCGCTGACGCCCGGACTGTCTGCGTCAAGTCGCGGGGTCATTTCCGGGCTGGCTTCATGCCCTGGTTCAAGCCGGAACAGGTTGTCGAGGTGGACACAGCCGGGCTGACCTCACCAGTGCTGGAGCGGTTTGACTTCAAAGGCCTGCCGCGTCCAAGCTTTCCTCTCGACCCGTCGGCCGAATGGACTCCGCCAGACTGGTGA
- a CDS encoding LysR family transcriptional regulator: MLTDNVLNLDLNLLKVFSAIYRERQLTRAGEGIGLTQPAMSQALRRLRSHFGDILFERIKGTMRPTVRADELIVPINRALDLIGEAISGVHNFDPSTTDRILRIGTNEFVSVYLMPTIMQIVRKSAPGIVLQAINLPSWQAPNREHFTLTPQTFVDNRIDLVVLPWLRQTDHIRNSELYSEPSIVLASRSHPLLGDPITLEQYAAVDHVATSTFGATSTYIDEILLSMGMSRRVVLWTPHIYATIEAVVACDLICSIPTSIARAAARQRPELRTSPLPFKGPERPIYSYWMNDRSSDPALGWIRMVFETAARRLSSRGPVTSLAESIRPTGREESLDAAGL; this comes from the coding sequence ATGCTTACGGATAATGTTCTGAATCTTGACCTGAATCTGCTGAAAGTGTTCAGCGCAATCTACCGGGAACGTCAGTTAACCCGCGCCGGTGAGGGGATCGGTCTGACTCAGCCGGCCATGAGCCAGGCGCTTCGCCGTCTCAGATCACATTTTGGCGATATCCTGTTTGAGCGGATCAAGGGCACCATGCGGCCAACGGTACGGGCCGACGAACTGATTGTTCCCATCAACCGGGCGCTGGACCTTATCGGAGAGGCAATCTCGGGCGTTCATAACTTCGACCCTTCGACAACAGACCGTATTCTGCGAATCGGCACAAATGAGTTCGTCTCGGTCTATCTGATGCCGACAATCATGCAGATTGTCCGGAAATCGGCACCGGGTATTGTTCTGCAGGCCATCAACCTTCCCAGCTGGCAGGCACCGAACCGGGAACATTTCACGCTGACGCCGCAGACATTTGTTGATAATCGCATTGATCTGGTTGTGCTGCCCTGGCTCCGCCAGACCGATCATATCCGCAATTCCGAACTTTACAGCGAGCCGAGTATCGTGCTCGCGTCCCGCAGTCATCCCCTGCTGGGGGATCCGATTACGCTGGAGCAGTATGCCGCTGTCGATCATGTCGCGACCTCGACCTTTGGTGCCACCAGCACTTACATAGATGAAATTCTTCTGTCCATGGGGATGTCCCGCCGGGTTGTCCTCTGGACTCCGCATATCTATGCAACGATTGAAGCCGTCGTCGCCTGTGATCTTATCTGCTCGATCCCGACCAGTATTGCCCGGGCCGCCGCGCGGCAGCGACCTGAGCTCAGAACGTCACCCTTGCCCTTCAAGGGGCCTGAGCGGCCGATTTACAGTTACTGGATGAATGACCGCTCATCAGACCCAGCGCTGGGCTGGATCAGGATGGTGTTCGAGACGGCGGCAAGGCGGTTGTCTTCCCGTGGCCCGGTCACCAGTCTGGCGGAGTCCATTCGGCCGACGGGTCGAGAGGAAAGCTTGGACGCGGCAGGCCTTTGA